One stretch of Aeromicrobium fastidiosum DNA includes these proteins:
- a CDS encoding zinc-binding metallopeptidase family protein, which yields MKAFSCRVCGNALYFENSICVSCKTNLGFSRSERAIVPVDTKGQYVDADGDIWHVCKNLNLSGCTWLTEFPGGYCFSCGLTRTRPSDADVVGLKEFKVAEEAKRRLVVELDTLGFPIVTRAEDPDNGLAFDLLSSVDEDVTTGHESGIITLDLAESDDAHREKVRVRLDEPYRTMLGHFRHEVGHYIEWQHVRGDNIMRARELFGNEEESYADAIQRHYSEGPPAGWEKNYISMYATMHPFEDFAETFAHYMHICDTIETASAFGLATVASPQDFTSFRDLVIGVWIPLSIALNQINRSMGKGALYPFVIPTPVLEKLQFVADLPRG from the coding sequence GTGAAGGCCTTCTCCTGCCGCGTGTGCGGCAACGCCCTGTACTTCGAGAACTCGATCTGCGTCTCGTGCAAGACCAACCTCGGGTTCTCGCGCTCCGAGCGAGCGATCGTCCCGGTCGACACCAAGGGGCAGTACGTCGACGCCGACGGCGACATCTGGCACGTCTGCAAGAACCTCAACCTGTCGGGCTGCACGTGGCTCACGGAGTTCCCGGGCGGCTACTGCTTCAGCTGCGGCCTGACGCGCACGCGCCCCAGCGACGCCGACGTCGTCGGGCTCAAGGAGTTCAAGGTCGCCGAGGAGGCCAAGCGCCGGCTCGTCGTCGAGCTCGACACGCTGGGCTTCCCGATCGTCACGCGCGCCGAGGACCCCGACAACGGTCTCGCCTTCGACCTGCTGTCGAGCGTCGACGAGGACGTGACGACCGGGCACGAGAGCGGCATCATCACGCTCGACCTGGCCGAGAGCGACGACGCGCACCGCGAGAAGGTGCGGGTCAGGCTCGACGAGCCCTACCGGACGATGCTCGGCCACTTCAGGCACGAGGTCGGCCACTACATCGAGTGGCAGCACGTGCGCGGCGACAACATCATGCGCGCCCGCGAGCTCTTCGGCAACGAGGAGGAGAGCTACGCCGACGCGATCCAGCGGCACTACTCCGAGGGCCCGCCGGCAGGCTGGGAGAAGAACTACATCAGCATGTACGCCACGATGCACCCCTTCGAGGACTTCGCCGAGACGTTCGCGCACTACATGCACATCTGCGACACGATCGAGACCGCATCGGCGTTCGGCCTCGCGACCGTCGCCTCGCCGCAGGACTTCACCTCGTTCCGCGATCTCGTGATCGGCGTCTGGATCCCGTTGAGCATCGCGCTCAACCAGATCAACCGCAGCATGGGCAAGGGCGCGCTCTACCCGTTCGTGATTCCCACCCCGGTGCTCGAGAAGCTCCAGTTCGTCGCAGACCTGCCCCGCGGCTGA
- a CDS encoding HAD family hydrolase: MSLMPSRPRVVATDLDGTLLRSDGSLSSRTREAIVAAEAAGVPTLFVTARPPRWLDELADAVGGHGVAICGNGAFVYDLVRRKVTASRGHDPHVMAQVVADLREALPGVTFAVERADGMGREDVYAYPVEHSAVTVVGELTAPMSPPVGKLLARSPGIDPDEFLRVVEEVVGTRVELGFSGAIGLAEMTAAGVTKASGLAAWCEEQGIEAADVWACGDMPNDLPMLEWAGRAHAVANAHADVLAVADVVIASNDDDGVAQLLESLL; encoded by the coding sequence ATGAGCCTCATGCCGTCCCGCCCCCGCGTCGTCGCGACCGATCTGGACGGGACGCTGCTGCGGTCGGACGGCTCGCTGTCGAGCCGCACGCGCGAGGCGATCGTCGCTGCCGAGGCGGCCGGCGTCCCGACGTTGTTCGTGACGGCACGCCCACCGCGATGGCTCGACGAGCTCGCCGACGCCGTCGGGGGTCACGGGGTCGCGATCTGCGGCAACGGCGCGTTCGTCTACGACCTGGTGCGGCGTAAGGTCACGGCGTCGCGGGGTCATGACCCGCACGTCATGGCGCAGGTCGTGGCCGATCTGCGCGAGGCGCTGCCCGGCGTGACGTTCGCGGTCGAGCGCGCCGACGGCATGGGACGCGAGGACGTCTACGCGTACCCCGTCGAGCACAGCGCCGTGACCGTGGTCGGTGAGCTCACGGCACCCATGTCCCCGCCCGTCGGCAAGCTGCTGGCCCGCAGCCCCGGGATCGACCCCGACGAGTTCCTGCGCGTGGTCGAGGAGGTCGTGGGTACTCGCGTCGAGCTCGGCTTCTCCGGCGCGATCGGGCTGGCCGAGATGACCGCAGCAGGGGTCACCAAGGCCAGCGGCCTGGCCGCGTGGTGCGAGGAGCAGGGCATCGAGGCGGCCGACGTGTGGGCGTGCGGCGACATGCCCAACGACCTGCCGATGCTCGAGTGGGCCGGTCGCGCCCATGCCGTGGCCAACGCGCACGCCGACGTGCTGGCCGTCGCCGACGTCGTCATCGCCTCCAACGACGACGACGGCGTGGCGCAGCTGCTCGAGTCCCTGCTCTGA
- a CDS encoding circularly permuted type 2 ATP-grasp protein, whose protein sequence is MTALRDYSAAVTQPTLTGEPPRFDEVVAPDGGLRPGWRMLAESAVQLTEADLRRVGGDIQRFLANDGVTYTPPEEDPGPWRLDPVPLVVEAAEWSSLEVGLAQRTELLNAILVDLYGPQRLLSSGVLPPAVVFAHQGFLRVSARASAADPQPLLLAAADLGRSASGEWQVLADRAQAPSGIGYAMENRRVISRVMPELYRQAGLHRMAPFFQALRATLIDSAPGHAPNPRVVVLSPGTHSETAYDQAFVASSLGFPLVEGSDLVMREGAVWMRVFGRLERVDVILRRVDAAWSDSLELRKGSQLGVAGLSEAVRRGNVRVVNGLGAGVLENPGMLPYLSAMCELLLDEPLRLRSVQTYWTGDPRSMAYVLDHLDGLAVKTIDGAVDLEHHSRDELAALVRAEPHRYVGQELLPLSQAPTLDRRGLSPQSVTLRTFTLRYGSTYRPLIGGLASVRSELRLPSSKDVWVLKERPEDPDQGLVDVLPLTNVRAPAAMVPRVLEDMFWFGRYAERAEDMLRLVLTAHASAEDFRSRPHTAGGASLSVLMSAIARLSGSRFGPDALDDNFRSLLLDPHRPGSVAQSIGALRDAAQSVRDQLSPDTWQAFSSTERASSNLSAYHYSHQVAESAGQMLTGILSLQGVTANMMRDPGWRMICTGRAVERGLQLCHLLSATTTVRRGLDIDRDVHNAVLAAAESAVTHRRRYRGYVRLTSVLELLLTDVENPRSLASGIEEMRQQLAAMPESTGSTRPERLLDDLAEELDRADLATLAAIEGERRPNLEQFLTGCIGQLTRLSDAVGDLHFAAGPVPRSFGFATVTE, encoded by the coding sequence GTGACGGCCCTCCGCGACTACTCCGCAGCGGTCACGCAGCCGACGCTCACCGGCGAGCCGCCACGCTTCGACGAGGTCGTGGCCCCCGACGGCGGGCTGCGTCCCGGCTGGCGGATGCTCGCCGAGAGCGCCGTGCAGCTGACCGAGGCCGATCTGCGTCGCGTCGGCGGAGACATCCAGCGGTTCCTCGCCAACGACGGCGTGACGTACACGCCGCCCGAGGAGGACCCGGGGCCATGGCGGCTCGACCCCGTCCCGCTGGTGGTCGAGGCCGCCGAGTGGTCGTCGCTCGAGGTCGGGCTCGCGCAGCGCACCGAGCTGCTCAACGCGATCCTGGTCGACCTCTACGGCCCGCAGCGGCTGCTCTCGAGCGGCGTGCTGCCGCCGGCCGTCGTGTTCGCGCACCAGGGATTCCTGCGCGTCTCGGCGCGGGCCTCGGCCGCCGACCCCCAACCGTTGCTGCTCGCCGCGGCCGACCTCGGACGCAGCGCGTCGGGGGAGTGGCAGGTGCTCGCCGATCGCGCGCAGGCACCGTCCGGCATCGGCTACGCGATGGAGAACCGGCGCGTCATCTCCCGCGTCATGCCCGAGCTGTACCGCCAGGCGGGGCTGCACCGCATGGCCCCGTTCTTCCAGGCGCTGCGCGCGACCCTGATCGACTCGGCACCGGGGCACGCGCCCAACCCTCGCGTCGTCGTCCTGTCGCCGGGCACGCACTCCGAGACCGCGTACGACCAGGCATTCGTGGCCTCCAGCCTGGGCTTCCCGCTCGTCGAGGGCAGCGATCTCGTGATGCGCGAGGGCGCGGTGTGGATGCGGGTGTTCGGACGGCTCGAGCGTGTCGACGTCATCCTGCGGCGCGTCGACGCGGCCTGGAGCGACTCGCTCGAGCTGCGCAAGGGATCGCAGCTCGGCGTCGCCGGGCTGTCCGAGGCGGTCCGGCGCGGCAACGTCCGGGTCGTCAACGGCCTGGGCGCGGGAGTGCTCGAGAACCCCGGCATGCTGCCGTACCTCTCGGCGATGTGCGAGCTGCTGCTCGACGAGCCGCTGCGGCTGCGGTCGGTGCAGACCTACTGGACCGGCGACCCGAGGTCGATGGCGTACGTCCTCGACCACCTCGACGGGCTGGCCGTCAAGACGATCGACGGTGCGGTCGACCTCGAGCACCACAGCCGCGACGAGCTCGCCGCGCTGGTGCGTGCCGAGCCGCACCGCTACGTGGGGCAGGAGCTGCTGCCGTTGTCGCAGGCCCCGACGCTCGACCGCCGGGGCCTGTCGCCGCAGTCGGTCACGCTGCGCACGTTCACGCTGCGCTACGGCTCGACGTACCGTCCGCTGATCGGTGGGCTCGCGAGCGTCCGGTCCGAGCTGCGCCTGCCGTCGAGCAAGGACGTGTGGGTGCTCAAGGAGCGTCCCGAGGATCCCGACCAGGGCCTGGTCGACGTGTTGCCGCTGACCAACGTCCGGGCACCCGCGGCGATGGTGCCGCGCGTGCTCGAGGACATGTTCTGGTTCGGCCGCTACGCCGAGCGCGCCGAGGACATGCTGCGCCTCGTGCTGACGGCCCACGCCAGTGCCGAGGACTTCCGGTCGCGGCCCCACACGGCCGGCGGGGCGAGCCTGTCGGTGCTGATGTCGGCGATCGCACGGCTCAGCGGATCGCGCTTCGGCCCCGACGCCCTCGACGACAACTTCCGCTCGCTGCTGCTCGACCCGCACCGTCCCGGCTCCGTCGCCCAGTCGATCGGAGCCCTGCGCGACGCGGCCCAGAGCGTCCGCGACCAGCTGTCACCCGACACGTGGCAGGCCTTCAGCTCGACCGAGCGGGCCTCGTCGAACCTGTCGGCGTACCACTACAGCCACCAGGTGGCCGAGAGCGCGGGGCAGATGCTGACCGGCATCCTGTCGCTGCAGGGCGTCACGGCCAACATGATGCGCGATCCGGGCTGGCGGATGATCTGCACGGGACGCGCTGTCGAGCGCGGCCTGCAGCTGTGCCACCTGCTGAGCGCCACGACGACCGTCCGCCGGGGCCTCGACATCGACCGTGACGTGCACAACGCCGTGCTGGCAGCGGCCGAGAGCGCCGTGACGCACCGCCGCCGCTACCGCGGCTACGTCCGGCTGACCAGCGTGCTCGAGCTGCTGCTGACCGATGTCGAGAACCCCCGCTCCCTGGCGTCCGGCATCGAGGAGATGCGCCAGCAGCTCGCCGCGATGCCGGAGTCGACGGGCTCGACGCGTCCTGAGCGGTTGCTCGACGACCTCGCCGAGGAGCTCGACCGCGCCGACCTGGCGACGCTCGCGGCCATCGAGGGGGAGCGTCGCCCCAACCTCGAGCAGTTCCTGACGGGCTGCATCGGGCAGCTGACCCGCCTGTCCGACGCGGTCGGCGACCTGCACTTCGCGGCGGGCCCGGTGCCCCGCTCCTTCGGCTTCGCGACGGTGACGGAGTGA
- a CDS encoding transglutaminase family protein yields the protein MSTRRYRVSHRTTYSYDEDVTDSLGIAYLVPRELPWQRVVSRELTVAPSPLDQSEDVDYYGNTATYFQVTEPHQVLDILAVSEVEAGAPQHSDAALAVPWEQARPAHRPDVADAWRAHDFALASSLADQTPEAHAYAAESLRPGRPVGDAVVEVMHRIHDDFAYDKTATTVTTTVDDIFDKRAGVCQDFAHLTLACLRSHGLAVRYVSGYLATTPPPGKERIVGADATHAWAAVWIPGDGWLTVDPTNDQLVNDRYVTVAWGRDYADVPPVKGVIFTEAKTSTLRVEVDVAPL from the coding sequence GTGAGCACGCGCCGCTACCGGGTCTCGCACCGCACGACGTACTCGTATGACGAGGACGTCACCGACAGCCTCGGCATCGCCTATCTCGTGCCGCGCGAGCTGCCGTGGCAGAGGGTCGTGTCGCGCGAGCTGACCGTCGCGCCGTCGCCGCTCGACCAGTCCGAGGACGTCGACTACTACGGCAACACCGCGACCTACTTCCAGGTCACCGAGCCCCATCAGGTGCTCGACATCCTGGCGGTGAGCGAGGTCGAGGCGGGGGCACCGCAGCACAGCGACGCCGCGCTGGCCGTGCCGTGGGAGCAGGCGCGACCGGCCCACCGTCCCGACGTCGCCGACGCGTGGCGCGCCCACGACTTCGCCCTCGCCTCGTCGCTGGCCGACCAGACGCCGGAGGCCCACGCCTACGCGGCCGAGTCGCTGCGCCCCGGCCGGCCCGTGGGCGACGCAGTCGTCGAGGTCATGCACCGCATCCACGACGACTTCGCGTACGACAAGACCGCGACGACCGTGACGACGACGGTCGACGACATCTTCGACAAGCGTGCGGGGGTGTGCCAGGACTTCGCCCACCTGACGCTGGCCTGCCTGCGCTCGCACGGCCTGGCCGTCCGGTACGTCAGCGGCTACCTCGCGACGACCCCGCCGCCCGGCAAGGAGCGCATCGTCGGCGCGGACGCGACGCACGCCTGGGCCGCGGTCTGGATACCCGGCGACGGCTGGCTGACGGTCGACCCGACCAACGACCAGCTCGTCAACGACCGCTACGTCACCGTCGCGTGGGGACGCGACTACGCCGACGTCCCTCCCGTCAAGGGTGTCATCTTCACCGAGGCCAAGACCTCGACCCTGCGCGTCGAGGTCGACGTCGCGCCGCTGTGA
- the rlmN gene encoding 23S rRNA (adenine(2503)-C(2))-methyltransferase RlmN — protein MDDVSSVNPNPLPLVFEQKRGRLKPPRHLADLSAEERTAAAEAMGEPAFRVKQVANHYYSRLERDPAQMTDLPAASRDRIVETLLPTLLNPVRTMEADKGTTVKSLWKLFDGALVESVLMRYTDRATICVSSQAGCGMACPFCATGQGGLERNMSTAEIVDQVVDAAGKMARGEVAGGPGRLSNVVFMGMGEPMANYKAVIGAVRRMVAPAPDGLGMSARNITVSTVGLVPRMKQLADEGIPVTLALSLHAPDDELRNELVPINTRWSVNEAVEAAWEYARKTGRRVSIEYAMIKDINDQAWRADLLGDVLQSYGDWGWVHVNLIPLNPTPGSMWTASRPEDEREFVRRLIAKGVPTTVRDTRGSDIDGACGQLAAAE, from the coding sequence ATGGACGACGTGTCTTCCGTCAACCCGAACCCGCTGCCGCTCGTCTTCGAGCAGAAGCGCGGACGCCTCAAGCCCCCGCGCCACCTCGCCGACCTGAGCGCCGAGGAGCGCACTGCAGCGGCCGAGGCGATGGGCGAGCCCGCGTTCCGGGTGAAGCAGGTCGCCAATCACTACTACTCGCGGCTCGAGCGCGATCCGGCGCAGATGACCGATCTGCCGGCCGCGAGCCGTGACCGCATCGTCGAGACCCTGCTGCCGACGCTGCTCAACCCCGTCCGCACGATGGAGGCCGACAAGGGCACGACGGTCAAGAGCCTCTGGAAGCTCTTCGACGGTGCCCTCGTCGAGTCGGTCCTGATGCGCTACACCGACCGCGCGACGATCTGCGTGTCGAGCCAGGCCGGCTGCGGCATGGCGTGCCCCTTCTGCGCCACCGGCCAAGGCGGCCTCGAGCGCAACATGAGCACCGCCGAGATCGTCGACCAGGTCGTCGACGCGGCCGGCAAGATGGCCCGTGGCGAGGTCGCGGGCGGCCCGGGACGTCTGTCCAACGTCGTGTTCATGGGCATGGGCGAGCCGATGGCCAACTACAAGGCCGTCATCGGCGCGGTGCGTCGCATGGTCGCCCCGGCACCCGACGGCCTCGGCATGTCGGCCCGCAACATCACGGTCAGCACGGTGGGCCTCGTGCCCCGCATGAAGCAGCTCGCCGACGAGGGCATCCCCGTCACGCTGGCGCTGTCGCTGCACGCTCCTGACGACGAGCTGCGCAACGAGCTCGTGCCGATCAACACCCGCTGGTCGGTCAACGAGGCCGTCGAGGCCGCGTGGGAGTACGCCCGCAAGACCGGGCGACGCGTGTCGATCGAGTACGCCATGATCAAGGACATCAACGACCAGGCGTGGCGCGCAGACCTGCTGGGCGACGTCCTGCAGTCGTACGGCGACTGGGGCTGGGTGCACGTCAACCTCATCCCGCTCAACCCGACGCCCGGTTCGATGTGGACCGCGTCGCGGCCCGAGGACGAGCGCGAGTTCGTGCGGCGACTGATCGCCAAGGGCGTCCCGACGACGGTCCGCGACACCCGCGGCAGCGACATCGACGGTGCCTGCGGGCAGCTGGCAGCCGCGGAGTAG